A genomic segment from Gracilinanus agilis isolate LMUSP501 chromosome 1, AgileGrace, whole genome shotgun sequence encodes:
- the SELENOK gene encoding selenoprotein K, producing the protein MVYISNGQVLDSRNRSLWSLSFITDLFWGIADFVIMFFKSLLQQDVKRRGCVSSSDSRYDDGRGPPGNPRRRMGRINHMKGPSPPPMAGGUGR; encoded by the exons GACAAGTTTTGGATAGCCGGAATCGGTCACTATGGAGTTTATCATTTATAACAGATCTCTTTTGGGGAATCGCCGACTTTGTGATCATGTT tTTCAAAAGTCTGCTTCAACAAGATGTGAAAAGAAGAGGCTGCGTCAGCTCATCTGATTCCCGTTATGATGATGGAAGAGG GCCTCCAGGAAATCCTCGCCGCAGAATGGGCCGGATAAATCACATGAAGGGCCCCAGCCCTCCTCCAATGGCTGgtggatgaggaaggtaa